A window from Bosea sp. ANAM02 encodes these proteins:
- a CDS encoding metalloregulator ArsR/SmtB family transcription factor, whose amino-acid sequence MIENEIFKALADPTRRAILDKLTAGSLNASALREGMAISQPAMSQHLAILRGAGLVSEERQGRFVNYRVDPEGLALVARWLTKYRAFWPARIDDLRTLLKEMDQ is encoded by the coding sequence ATGATCGAGAACGAAATCTTCAAGGCGCTGGCCGATCCGACGCGGCGCGCCATCCTCGACAAGCTGACGGCGGGCAGCCTGAACGCCAGCGCGCTGCGCGAGGGCATGGCGATCAGCCAGCCGGCGATGTCGCAGCATCTCGCGATCCTGCGTGGCGCAGGCCTCGTCAGCGAGGAGCGGCAGGGGCGCTTCGTGAACTACCGGGTCGATCCGGAGGGGCTCGCGCTGGTCGCTCGATGGCTGACGAAATACCGTGCCTTCTGGCCGGCGCGGATCGACGATCTCAGGACCTTGCTCAAGGAGATGGATCAATG